The nucleotide window ACCGAGACCTGCGTACCAGCAGCATCCCATAAGCCGTAGGCGCCGCTCGGGACCAAGAGCGGCCGGTTAATCCGCACCGGCAACGGGTAGTGTGAACGCGAACGCGGCTCCGCCGCCGTCAGCCGGGCGGGCACTGAGGTGCCCGCCGTGTGCCTCGATGATGCTCCGGCTGATCGCCAACCCCAACCCGGTGCCTTGCTCCTTGGTTGTGTAAAACGGCTCGAACACCCGCTCCAGTTCGTCCGGGCGCAACCCCGTGCCGGTGTCCGCCACCTCCACCCGTACACCGTCCGGGGCGCGCCGGGTCGTAATCGCGACCATGCGCGCCCCGGGCGGCGTGCCGGTCAGCGCTTCGGTCGCGTTCCGCAGGAGGTTCAACAGCACCTGCTCGATCTGAATCCGGTCGGCCTGAACCGGCGGCAGCCCCGCCCCCAAGTCGAGGGTCACCGCAACATGATGGTGCCGCAGCTCCGGACCGGCCAGCGCGAGGGCGTCGCGCACGGGGTCGTTCAGCTCGGTCGTGGACCGGTGCGGTGCCCGCTTGCGCATGAAGTCCCGCAGCCGCCGGATGATGCGCGCGGCGCGCTCCGCCTGGGCCACCGTCAGGTCGAGTACGTCGGCCACTTCGGCCGTCGTGCCCGTGCCCCCGCGGAGCCGCAGCGCGCCGCCCCGACAGTAGTTGATCACCGCCGTGAGCGGCTGGTTCAGCTCGTGCGCCAGCACCGCCGCCATCTCACCGACCGCCACGCACCGGGCCACGTGCGCCAGTTCCGCCTGGTGCTGGTGCAGTTGCTCCTCGGCCCGCCATTGCGCGGTGGTGTCCGTGAGCGACGCCACCACAGGGAACGGTGCGCCGGTCCCCGGAAGCGCGTGAGCGTTCACAACCAGACGAACCGGCTCACCGTCCCGACCGCCGTCCAGGACCAGAACCACCCCCACGCACACGCCCCCGCCCAGGCGCACGACCTCCCACGGCAGCAGGTCCGCAGCGACCGGCAGCCCGTCCGCGCCCCGAACGCGCCCGAGCGTGTTACCGGGGCGCGTGCCGAGCAACCGATCGGTCGTGCCGCCGAAGATCCGCGCCGCGCTCTCGTTGGCCTTCAGCACCCGCCCGCCCGCGTCCAGCAGTAACACCCCTTCGTGCAGCGCCGACAGGATCAGCCGGTTGCGCTCGGCGCTCTCGCGCAGCGCCCGCTCTTGCTGCTTGCGAGCAGTGATGAACTGCATTGCGGACATGACCAGGTCCGGGGGCACGAACGAGTACGACACGAGCACGTCACCGTCCGGCCCCGCCGGCCCGACCCAGTCCACCCCGGCCCACCGGGACTCGCACTCGAACGCGCTCCGCTCCCGCAGGCACCGCGCCACGCTTGCCCGGTGGTCCGGTTGGTTCCGGTGCAGTTCCGAGAGCCGGCGCCCGAGCACCCGCGTGATTCCCCCGGCGGTGAGCCGCCGGGCGGCCTCGTTGCAGTCGGCCAGCACGAAGTCCGCCCCGTCACCTCTCCAGCACGCGGTCGCCAGTGGCGAGTTCTGGAACAGGTCACGGAAGCGGGCCTCGCTCGCGCGCAACGCGTCCGCGGCCCGAACGCGGTCGGTTACGTCCCGGCCCACCGACTGGAACCCGGTCACCCGCCCGGCGTCATCAAAGAATGCCCGGTTCGTCCACTCATGCCACCGCAGTTCGCCCCCGGCGCCGATTACCCGGTTTTCGACCGAGGCGACGGGACGCGTGGGCGTGAGCGCCGCGAGGTGCCGGGCGACGTACTCCCGCTCCGGTTCCGGGAGCAGTTCCCAGAACCGGCGCCCGAGTAGCTGTTCAGGGGTTCGGCCGAAGTACCGACAGTACGGGCCGTTAACGTACGTGAGGGTGCCATCCGGGAGGGTCCGACAGAGCAACTCTGTTTGGGCCTCGACGACGCCGCGGAACCGCTGTTCGCTCTCCGCCAGCGCCCGCTCGGCGGCGCGACGGGCGGTCACGTCGTGGTGAACCACGACCGCGCCGCCCGATTCGTTCGGGAGCGGCTTGACAACCGCCCGGTACCACCGCTCCGCTCCGCCGCTCGGGCACGGGTACTCGGCGGCGAAGCGGTCCGCCGTTCCGCTCAGCACCGCGGCCAACCCGCCGCACATCTCGGCCGCCCCTGCGGAGTTCGGCCCGGCCACCTGGCGGCACGCGTCCAGGTAGTTCGCCCCGACCGCACAGCGCTGAGCGGGGCACCCGGTCGCGCGGGCGCACTCCTCCCACCCCGCGCTCGTGGCAACAATCACCCCGGAGCGATCGACGACCGCGACCAGTTCGTCGAGCGCACCAACCACCGCCCGGCCCAGGGCCGTCTCTGTGCCCCGCGCGGGCGTAACGTGCTCCGCTCGAACCACTGCCAGCACCGCCCCGCCGTGGAACGGCCGGACCGCGACCTCAACGGGGAACTCCGTGCCGTCCTTGCGGCGCCCCCGGATGCCGGGGCGGCGGCACACGGCCTGAACGTTCTGATCGGTCGCACGCGCGAGCCGATGTCGCTCGTGGTCGCGCCGCGCGCGGTCGGGCACGAGGGCGTCGAGGTGAACGTCGCACAGTTCCCCGGGGCCGTACCCGAACAGCACCTCTGCGGGGCGGTTGGCGGAGCCGATCACGCCGTCAGGGCCAACGACCAGAACACCGTCGCTTAGCGCATCGAGCACGAGTTCCGCCGACGGCCGACCGGGGTTCGAGGGAAGGTGTGAGGTGTCTGACATAGCGCGGGGAGGACCACAAAGCGCGGCGCGTCACGTGATCGCGACCGAAATCGCAGATAGCACTGTCGAATGTCAGGGGGCGACTTGAATAGGAAAACGTGGGGCGGTGCCGAACCGCGACAATATGGGTATTGCCCAAGCTCGGCTCTAAACTCAATGGTATGACTTTCAGTCGGCCGGCGATAAGAGAAAGCGCGCTCGCCGCTGAAAGAATCCCACGACGAGCGTTTCGACCGTTCCTTCGGGACGAATACCAACAACTCAACCTGGAAGTGACAGCCGACCTGCGGGGCGCTCTCGTTCTTGTTCGTCGCCGGTCCCCACTTGATCATCGCCTCGGTCCTTTTCCGACCCCGACCAGATCGTAAAGATCATTGTTATCGACAACATGCAACGGGCCTTCCGACACCTCTCGCTCTCATACTTCCTTTCAAGGCGTCGTCGGTTTGCAGCAGGGACGGCACCGGGTTACCGACGGCCGCTTGCAGTTTCACCGCACCCAGGGTGGGTGGGTGGGCCTTCCGTCACTTCGACCCGAGCGGACGACCACCCGGGCGCTGCAAGGTAGCGGTTATGCGCTCCAAACATGGCAGCGCCCGACGGGACAAGTCGCCGAACCGGCCGGTTCAGTGTTTCTCCCGACGCGGGAGTAGTGTAAAGTGTAACTACCCACCCGCGCGCAACGCCGGTCGAAGCACGCACACTCGTGTCAGGTGCTCCCCGAATGATGTCGGCCCCCCCGCCCGCCACAATCTTTGTGGTCGACGACGACCCCAACGTTCGAAACTCGCTGTCCTGGCTGTTCGCGTCCGTAAACCTTCCGGTGCAGTCGTTCAACAGCGGCGAAGAGTTCTTGCGAGAGGTGGGTACGGAACAACCGGGGTGCGCGATTCTGGACCTGCGAATGCCGGGGTTGAGCGGGCTCGCGGTGCTCGAACAACTGGCGACCCGCGAGATCGGCCCGGCGGTCGTACTCACCACCGGCTTCGGGAGCGTGCCCACCACGGCCCGGGCCATGCGGTCCGGGGCGGTTCACGTTCTTGAGAAGCCATACGACGACCAGGAGATGCTCGACACGGTTCACGAAGCGCTGCGGTTGGACGCCGAGAAGCGGACCCTGCGCGCACAGCGGATCGCGATTCAGGCCCGGTTGACCGCGCTCACCGCGCGCGAGCGCGAGGTGCTCGATCTCGTCGTCTCCGGGAAGGCGAACAAGGTCATCGCACGGGAACTGGCGGTGAGCGAGAAGAGCGTCGAGTTCCACCGCGGCAACATGATGCGCAAGCTCAAGGTCGACAACGTCGCCGAACTCGTCCGGCTCGTGCTCACTAGCGGCGCGTGAACTCCCGGCCCTGGGCGGCGAGCGCGGACAAGCAGATCCTGCACACGATTGCCTTTTGAGTGTGGCTCGCTCGCTCCGAGGGTGTGATTTTTTGCCCCCGGCGTCCCCTCCCTTGCGCCCTCGCCGCCCCGCGGGTCACACGCCTTGTGGCTCGCGATTGTGTTCGCTTGCTTTTCGTGCGGCCTCGCGCAGGGTATCCGTCCATGGTCGCTGCGGGTGCTTGTGGGCGCACCGCCGGATGGTCTGGAACAAGTTGTGCACGAGCGCGTGGAGCACCACCACGGCTCGCACCGCGACCAACCCGCGGACACGGAACTGGTACAACCCGCGGTTACGCATGCCGGCGTTCACCCACTCGGCGGCCGGCGCCCGCTCCTTGTAAATGGCCTGACCGTCCGGGGTCCCCATGCGCACCCGCAGGGCCTTCATCCCGGGTCCGTCCCTCCGCTTCGGGGCGCATGGGTCCCGGCCCGCCAACCGGTCCGCTCGGGCCCCTTTCGGGGGCATGAACACGGTGACCCCGCTCCGCGCCGCCCGCTCCACATCGGCCCCGCTCGCGAACCCGCCGTCCACCAGCGCCTCACCCGGCTTCCGCCCGTAGGTCGCTTCGACCCGGTCCAGCATCGGCCCCAGCAGCCCACCATCGGTTCCTTGATTGGTCACGTCTACCGCCACGATGATCTTCTCGGCGGTGGTGGTCATCGCCGGCACGTTGTACGCCGGCCGGTACCCGCCATCGGGCATCTTCATGCGACGGCACGCGGGGTCGGTGGACGACGCCCGGGGCGCGGACCGTACCGGGTCGGCGGCCGCTTTCGCCGCCGCCGGTGGGTTCCGTCGGAGCCGCGCCGCCCGCGCGCGCCAACTCGGCCGCGTCCTGTTGGGCCACCTTCAGCCGCTCGAGCTTCTCCCGCGCGTGCCGCTCCCGGGCGGCCCGGGAGCGGCACGCGGCGGTCCCCTTGGGCTGGTCCGGTTGGTCCTGGAGCAACCGCAGCGGCTCGGCCACCTCGCGCGGACATTGCTCCAACGATTCGAGCCGGTGGAACGAGCCGGCGCCGGCGTGGGCCCGCACCCGCATCCCGTCCTGGGCCACCCGCTTCAGGTGCACCAACTCGGCGTGCATCCGGATCGCCACGTGCTCGTGGAACAGGGCCTCCAATTCGGTTCCCGCGTGGGTGCGGAAGTTGGACAGCAGGTGGTAGTTGACCGTGACACCCCCGCACAACCAACGGAACCCCACATCCCGCACGCACAACCGGGCCAACCGGCGGGCCGACCCGACCCCCTCGACCGTGGCGAACATCCACAGGGCCACCAGCAGCCGTGGGTCCGTCGCATTCCGCCCGGGGCGCCCTTCCACCGCGCGGATCGTGGCTACGAACCGATCCAGGTTCAGCGTCGTCACGTCGCTCCAGATCACCCGCACCGGGTCGTCCGCCGAAACCAACTTGTCAATCGTTAGCGACGCCACCGTCGCCGCCCGGTCCGGGGTTCGCAGTCGCGGCAACGCGTCCATCACAAGGTCCCAACAGCCCGCACCCCTGGAATCAACACTGCGACAATTATAGAGCCAATAGATTAACCAGACGCCGGGAAAATCACAGCCTTTCCGCGAGTATTCCGATCCCGGCGTTGAGTGCCACGCACTTCCGGACCCCGGAGCCACCTCCGCACGGAGTGTCCGGACCGCAATCAAAAATGGTGGCAGAACGGGCCTCATACATGAGCCCACCTGCGGTGTCGCTGTCTTGACGAGCCGCGACCGCGAGGCTCATGATCCCCCAGATCTTGCGTAGCGGGTGAGAATCGTTAGTCTTTGCTCGGCAAGAACTCGTGTCGAATGGGGTTGAGAGGCGCGCGCGTGGATTCGTCATTCCAATCCCGCGCGCGTTTCGCGCGGGCTCATTTCGCCGGTGCCGAACTCGGGGACCGGCGCCGGTCCGCACGGCTCGTGGCCCTGGCCGAACTCGGGGACCGGCCCCAAGGGACCCTCCCGAACAAGATCCCGGACCCGTACCAACTCGATGCCGCGTACCGGTTCTTTCGCACCGAGCAGGTCACACCCGATGCGATCCAACAGCCCCATCGGCACCACACTCGGGTCGAACTGGACCGGACCGAGGACGTGGTCCTCATCGCCCACGACGGCACGGAGCTCAACTTCACCGGCCTCGGTGTGCCGGAACTGGGCGTTCTGGCTGGCCCCAAGCAGCGCGGGTTCGTGGCCCACAACAGCTTGGCCGTCACCGCGTCCGGGCGCATCCTCGGGTTGTTGCACCAGATCCTGTTCACCCCTCGCAACGCATCCCGCAAGGCACCCAAGTCGGAGCGGCGGCACGACCCGCATAAGGCGAGCGTCCTGTGGCGCGACGCGTTAGAAGCGATCGGCCCGGCGCCGGCGGGCAAGCGGTGGGTGCATGTGGCCGACCGCGGGGCCGACGTGACCGAGTTCCGGGACTACGCGCACGAGAACCGGATGGAGTACGTGGTGCGGGTGAACCACAACCGCAATGTCACGGTGCTCGACGAGGCCGGCGAATGGACCGTGGCCAAGCTGCACGACACACTGCAATGCCAGCCCGCGTTGGGTCGGCGAACGCAGGAGGTGGGCACGCAGAAGGGCCGTACCGGTGGCACCGCAACGGTGGCCGTCCGCGCGCTCACGTTGTCCTTGATCCCGCCCCGGCCGCCGCGCGGCCGGGCGCGCGGCGTGCCGTTGCTGGTAACGGCGATTCGCGTGTGGGAAGTGGACCCGCCCGCGGGCGAGAAGCCGTTGGAGTGGCTCCTGGTGACCAACGTGCCCGGTGCCGATGTGGCGAGCGCGTGGGCGCGTGCCGATTGGTACGCGAAGCGATGGAGGGTGGAGGAGTACCACAAGAGCTTAAAAACGGGCCTGGGCCTGGAGGAGTTGCAACTGACCACGAAGGTCGGGTTGCAGAACGCGCTGTCGTTGCTGTCGGTGGTGGCGGTCGGGTTGGTGATGCTCCGGGAGTTGGCCCGTGACCCGGTCACCGCCGCACAACCGATCGACGGTTGGGTGCAGCGGTCCTGGGTCGAGGTGTTGTCGCAATGGCGGCACGACCACGGCGAGCAACTGGCAACGGTGAAGGACTGGGTGTGGGCGCTGGCGCGCCTGGGCGGGCACCAGAATGCCGCCCAACTCGGCCCACCCGGGTGGCACACGCTGCTCCGGGGGTGGCCCCAACTACAAGCCATGATTGACGGTTGGGAGATCCGCGGTAGTTGTGGGGGATCATGAGGTGTCGGGGAGCGGGTACCGTTGCACCGCTCCCTGGCCAGTAGTTTCAAGGGGCTGGATATGCCGCATGGGAGTTCCTAAGTTCAAGGTTCTCAGGCACTTGAACGGGAAGCTCCCATGCGACGCGGTTACTCTACGATCACCCCGGCGGTGGTCCATGCGTTGTCCCGGCGAACGTTCGCTCGGGCACTCGGTTGGACCGACTACAAGCAGTCGGTGACGCGCACCCAGTTGTTGGACCTGGTGCTGTTGATCGCGGGCACCACCCGCACCCTGTTCGCGGTGGTCACCCGGTACTTCGGGTTCTCCCACCAGACCGCGCGACCGGCGGTGCGCGCGAACCTGGGCTCCCGGGACCAGCTGACGGCCCGGCTGGTGGATGCGCTCCGCGGCGTGGCACGGTTCACCCGCCGGGACCGGACCCGCCGGTGGACGTGCGCCATCGACGTGCATTACGTGCCCTTTTAAGGGGGCCGCAGCACCCCGGGGATGATCGGCGGACCCAAGAAGGCCGGCACCTCATTCTTCCATGCGTACGCCACCTGCGTTCTGATTCATAAGCGGCGGCAGTATACCGTCGGGCCGATGAGCGTAACGAAGGGCGCCAAGCCGCACCAGCAGGTGCAAACCCTTCTGGATCAAGTAGTTGCCCGCGGGCTCACGGTCCGCGGGGTGGTGCTCGACGCCGGGTTCGACAGCGGGGAAACGTTGCTGCTGTTGCAGCAACGGAACCTCAACTACACGGTGCCGATCCGCAAGAAGGGCAAAGGCACCAACCGCCGCAACGAATGCGACACCCAACCGTCGGGCACCATCACCACGATGGAATGGGTGACCGAGAAGACCCGTCAGGCGGTGTCCACCCGGGTGTTGGTGTGGGAACGCACGGGCGAAGGGGCGGCCCGGGTGTACGCGTTCCGCGGGTGGGGCGATGCGACCGCCGTGTCCGAGGCGAACCGGGCTCGGCTGGGCCGCCGCCGGTACCGCGAGCGGTTCGAGATCGAGACCAGCTATCGACAAAAGAATCAAGCTCGCGGGTGGACGACCCGCACCGACCCCGAGTACCGACGGCTGCTCGAAGGGGTGGCGTTGCTGTTGCGACAGGTGTGGGTGGCTCTCAGAGTGTGTTTTGAAACCGCTCTAGATTTTGAGCAGCAGATGGTCTACTCATGGCCGCCATGAGTAGGAAGCGATACCCGACGGATCTGACGGATGCGCAATGGGAGCAGTTGGACCGGCTGTTGCCGAAGCCCAAGTGCGGGACCGCCAAGGGTGGTCACCCGGTGGTGGTGGACCGGCGCGAGGTGGTGAACGCGATCTTCTACCACCGGCGCGCGGGCGGGGCGTGGCGCATGCTCCCCCACGACTTCCCGGCGTGGCAAACGGTGTACGGCCTGTTCCGCGACTGGCGCCTCGCGGGCGCCTGGGATCAGGTGCATGCGGCGCTCCGCGAGGAGGTGCGCATCGAGGCCGGGTACCCCGCCACCCCGGAGACCTTGCGAGTCGACAGTCAGACGGTCAAGATCACCCACCGCGGCGGCCCGAAGGGGTACGACGGGGGGAAAAAAGGTGAACGGCCGCAAGCCGTTCATCGGGGTCGATTCGCTCGGGTTGGTGTGGGCCCTGTCGGTGCTCACGGCCGACATCCAGGATCGGGACGGCGGGCGGTGGCTGCTGAGCGCGGTGCGGCACCGACTGCCGCGGGTGCGTGAGGTGATCGCCGACAGCGGGTTCTCCAAGCGGTTCCAGCAGTTCGTCCGCAACGTGTGCCGATGGGCGGTGACCATCACCGCCAACGCCAAGGACGGGTTCAAGGTGCACACCCGGCGGTGGGTGGTGGAGCGCACGTTCGCTTGGTTCGTCCGGTACCGGCGGCTCATGGTCGATTACGAGTACCACACCGAAACCACCGAAGCCATGATCCAAGCCGCCATGATTCACCGCATGCTCCGCAAACTGCACCCCAACCCGTAGGTTTCAAAACACACTCTCACCCTCCGGATCGCGCGCACAACGGCTCGCGCCGAGCGCGTGGGTGGCCGAGTTCCCGTTGGCCGAGATGCTCGACTGGCTCACACAACGCATCCACGCACGCGATGTATCACACTGCCGAACAAAACACTTACAACCACCGCAACCACTTGAAACTACTGTGGCGGTCGCGGCTCGTCAAGACAGCAGCAGTATTACCGGGTACGTGTATCAGGCCGTGACTTCACCCCGGCACATGTGATCCTCGCATTTACCAAGGTCTATTTCGACAGAACGTCCAAATTCCGAACGGATTTGAATGCAGTCCGAATGAGTGCCGTTTCGAGCTGAAAACCAAGAAGTAAGGGACTCGGCAAAAAATAACTATCCCAAGTCTCGTATCGTAGGATGACCTTCTCGGTGGTACCCGCAGGAGGTCGCTGTGATTCCGTTCGGCGAGACACTCACGCCCGCGTTGATCGAGGCGGCGAACGATCTGCGCGGGGCGCAACGACGGTTGTTCATGGCCCGGGTGGTGCGTGCGTTGGGTCCCGGCGGTCAACGCCGAGCCGAAGAGGCGTTCGGGTGGAACCGGGTCACCATCCGCAAGGGCATGCGGGAACTGAACTCGGGCGTCGTGGCCCGCGACGCGTTCTCGGCGCGAGGCCGGCACCGTGCCGAGGACCGATTGCCCGACCTGCTGGCCGACATCCGGGACCTCGTCACCAGCCAGAGCCAGGCGGACCCGCGGTTCCGCACCCTGCGCCTGTATACCCGGCTGACGGCCGAAGAAGTGCGGCGTCAGCTGGTCGCCACGAAGGGGTACCGCGCGGACCAGTTGCCCCAGGCGCGAACCCTCCGCACCAAGCTCAACGACCTCGGGTTCCACCCGACCAAGGTTCTCAAGTGCGTGCCCAAAAAAAGATCCCCCAGACCGATGCCATCTTCGCACGGCTGAAGGAGATCAACCCGCAGGCCGACGCTAGTGCCGACACGCTGCGGCTGTCGCTGGACGCGAAAGCCGGTGTTCAGGTGGGGGCGTACTCGCGCAAGGGCAAGAACCGAGTACGAACGAAGGCCGCGGACCACGACTTCCGGGCCGAAGAGGTCCTGACACCCTACGGGCTGTTGCTGCCGCGTGACAGCGACCTATGGCTGTACTTCACGACGTCGCGGGTGACGAGCGATTTCATCGTGGACATCCTGGACCGCTGGTGGGTACAGCACCAGCCGCGCTTCCCGCGGGTCCGGACACTGGTCATCAACCAAGACAACGGGCCGGAGAACAAAGGCCGGCGAACCCAGTTCCTCAAGAGGATGGTGGCCTTGGCGCGTCAGCGGAGGCGGCTCGTGCGGCTGGCGTATTACCCGCCCTACCACAGCAAGTACAACCCGATCGAGCACTGCTGGGGGGTACTCGAGAACCACTGGGGCGGAGATCTGTTAGACACCCGCGAAGCGGTCCTCGGGTTCGCCCGGTCGATGACCTGGGGCGGCAAGCATCCCACCGTTGAGGTACTGACCGATGCCTACCCGAAGGGCGTCCGCTTGACGAAAAAGGAAATGGCGCAGGTCGAAGACGAGGTTCATCGGCTACCGGATCTCAACGATTGGTTCGTGGACATCCCTGGCCACGAACTGCCTCCGTTGGGATAGTTATTTTTTGCCGAGTCCCTAAAACGCACGTGGTGCGAGGCCATTGTTGCCCCGCACCACGTGTGCGTTAGTGCCCGATTGTTACCTGCTACACGTTCGGAGAGTTGCGGAGCCGTCGAAAGTCACCGCAGCCGCTCGGACGGAAGAAGCCCACTGCTCACCCGAACGCTACAACCGGCGTCAGCCGTCGGCCTTTCCGCTGCGGAGCCGGGCGAAGTGCGGTCGCGGGAACGACACCACATCCGTTCGCACCGCAACATCATCCCGCTTCGGCCCGATCCCGCCAGCGATCCGCACGAACGGTAAAAGCACACGGTCGCCGTCCCTGGCGAATTGCGCGTCCTGCGCGTGCCGTGTGTACTCGGAGGCTTTTTCCGCCTGCCGTTGTGCCTGTCGCGCCGTTTCGAACCGCACCCGTCCGAACAGCGAGGTGAGTTCCGCGCCCCCGGGGTTCAAGAAACTGGCCCGCTCCAGAACCTTGCGTGCCGCCGAAGGCCGGTTGGCCTCAAGCAACCCGCGCACCACAACACGGATCACCTCGATGTTCCCAGGCGTTTGGTCAGCCGCAGCCCTCATCTCCCGGGCGCCGCACTTCACCTTCCCGCACCGCACCGCAGCCCGCCCGAAGGCGGCGCGGAACGTGGCGTTGGTGCCGTCGAGCAGGGTCGCCTTGCGGTACGCCAGCATCGCCCGGCGGTCGCACCCGTCCGGATCTTCCTCCCATGCGCGGCCGGTGAGGTAGCAGGCGCGGGCGTCGCTCGCGTCAAGCGCGAGCACCGTCTTCAGGTGCCGCCGGGCCGCCACAAACCGTCCGCCATCGAGCGCCAGTTCCGCCGCCAGCTTGCTGCCGTCGCGGAGGATGTCGGCCGGCACATCCGGGCGCGCAAGAAGCCGGTCCAGTTGAGCGAGAGCGTCCGTCTTTCGCCCGCTGGTCGCGGTCGCGCGAATCGACTCCCAGCCGGTCTGGATCAGGGTGAGCGTCCTGCTCATGCCGCTGCCTCCTTGCAGCTTCTTGCTGCGAGTAATCAGTGAGTGGTGGGAAGATATACCGGTCCGTACCGGGTGTGCAAGTACGAAATCGTATGCCGTTTATGCCGGAAAAATTAAGGAAAAAACTGTAGCCGCCGGCTTGACAGGGGTCCGAAATGAAGGGGTGAAGTTGGGGCTTCACAATCGCCGATTACGCTGCCACGGGGGCTCGTTCGCTCCCCTGTTCGGTGCGTTGCAACGGAGAAGCCGTCGTGGATTGGTCGCACTTCGGCATGGACCGCGCGCCGTTCCGCCCCGCGGTGGACCCCGCCGCCTACTTCGCGGCGCCGGGCCACGAGGCGGCCCTGGCGGGGCTGGTGGGTGCGTTCGCCCGGCGCGACCCGCTCGTCCTCATTGACGGCCCGTCCGGCGTCGGCAAGTCGCTCGTCACCCGCAAGTGGCTCGACGACCTGCTGCCCGACGTGCCCCGGGTGCTGATCCCGAACGCCCGCGCCGAGAAGCCGGCCGACCTGCTCCAAGCGGTCCTGTTCGACCTCGGGAAGCCGTACCAGGGGCTCACCGAACAGGAGCTCCGGCTCGCGGTGACCGGCCACCTGCTCGACGCCGCCGGGGGCGGGTTCCCGACGGTGCTCGTGATCGACGAGGCCCAGCACCTGAGCCACGCGGCCCTCGAGGAGCTGCGCCTGCTGGGCAACCTGGAGTCGCGCGCCGGAGCGGTGGCCTTCGCGGTGCTGGTCGCGCACGCGCGGCTCCGGGACGCGCTCCGCCTCCCGGCCTACGCGCCGGTCGCCGACCGCATCGGCACACGGTGCCGGATCGAGGCGTTCGGCGCCGAGGAGTCCGCGGCGTATCTGGCGCACCAGGTGCGGGCGGCCGGCGGCGACCCCCTCAAGGTGTTCGAAGAGGGCACCGTCG belongs to Gemmata obscuriglobus and includes:
- a CDS encoding ExeA family protein; its protein translation is MDWSHFGMDRAPFRPAVDPAAYFAAPGHEAALAGLVGAFARRDPLVLIDGPSGVGKSLVTRKWLDDLLPDVPRVLIPNARAEKPADLLQAVLFDLGKPYQGLTEQELRLAVTGHLLDAAGGGFPTVLVIDEAQHLSHAALEELRLLGNLESRAGAVAFAVLVAHARLRDALRLPAYAPVADRIGTRCRIEAFGAEESAAYLAHQVRAAGGDPLKVFEEGTVALMSAACGGVPRVLNRAAALAFELSAEAGAPAVDVEAALEALERLGRTPPDADGTGEAVLLPHPAREQPPARKPRTQAAGERGSASEPKHKPGRKRPA